The following proteins are encoded in a genomic region of Natrinema sp. DC36:
- the hisB gene encoding imidazoleglycerol-phosphate dehydratase HisB, which yields MSERTATRTRETAETSIECTLTVDGTGTAAIDTGIGFFDHMLTSFAKHGLFDLEVECDGDLEIDDHHTVEDVAIVLGEAFDEALGDRSGIVRYADRRVPLDEAVAGAVVDVSGRPRFYFDGTFSQESIGGFTSDMARHFGESLAMNAGVTLHLEVTGENAHHEVEALFKALTRALDDATRIDDRREGAPSTKGTL from the coding sequence ATGAGCGAGCGAACGGCGACCCGTACGCGCGAGACGGCCGAGACCTCGATCGAGTGTACGCTCACGGTCGACGGGACCGGGACGGCCGCGATCGACACCGGCATCGGTTTCTTCGACCACATGCTGACGTCGTTCGCCAAGCACGGCCTGTTCGACCTCGAGGTCGAGTGCGACGGCGACCTCGAGATCGACGACCACCACACGGTCGAGGACGTGGCGATCGTCCTCGGCGAGGCGTTCGACGAGGCGCTGGGCGATCGATCGGGGATCGTCCGGTACGCCGACCGGCGGGTGCCGCTGGACGAGGCGGTCGCGGGGGCCGTCGTCGACGTGAGCGGTCGACCGCGGTTTTACTTCGATGGGACCTTCTCTCAAGAGTCGATCGGCGGGTTCACCAGCGACATGGCCCGCCACTTCGGCGAATCGCTGGCGATGAACGCCGGAGTGACGCTTCACCTCGAGGTCACCGGCGAGAACGCCCACCACGAGGTCGAGGCGCTGTTCAAGGCGCTGACCCGAGCGCTCGACGACGCGACGCGGATCGACGACCGACGAGAGGGAGCGCCCAGCACGAAGGGAACGCTCTAG
- the hisA gene encoding 1-(5-phosphoribosyl)-5-[(5-phosphoribosylamino)methylideneamino]imidazole-4-carboxamide isomerase encodes MNSDDASGEFEVIPAVDIQDGEVVQLVQGERGTEKTYGDPVEAARRWIDAGARTLHLVDLDGAFEGERRNADAIDAVIDAVDVPTQLGGGIRTAEGAIDLLERGVDRVILGTAAVENPDIVAEISESHPDSVVVSLDAKDGEVVVEGWTEGAGISPVEAAQRYDDLGAAAILFTNVDVEGQLEGVATDPVRELVDATDIPVIASGGVATLEDVRALEGAGAAAVVVGSALYEGNFTLEDAQAAVDAEE; translated from the coding sequence ATGAACAGCGACGACGCGAGTGGCGAGTTCGAGGTGATTCCGGCGGTCGATATTCAGGACGGCGAAGTCGTCCAGCTGGTCCAGGGGGAACGGGGAACGGAGAAGACCTACGGTGATCCCGTCGAGGCGGCCCGGCGGTGGATCGACGCCGGCGCGAGGACGCTGCACCTCGTCGACCTCGACGGCGCGTTCGAAGGCGAGCGACGTAATGCGGACGCTATCGACGCCGTGATCGACGCCGTCGACGTCCCGACCCAGTTGGGCGGCGGGATCCGCACCGCTGAGGGCGCGATCGACTTGCTCGAGCGCGGCGTCGACCGCGTCATTCTCGGCACTGCAGCGGTCGAGAACCCCGATATCGTGGCCGAAATCAGCGAATCCCACCCCGACAGCGTGGTCGTCAGTCTCGACGCGAAGGACGGCGAGGTCGTCGTCGAAGGGTGGACCGAAGGCGCGGGAATTTCGCCCGTCGAGGCCGCACAGCGGTACGACGACCTCGGAGCCGCCGCGATCCTCTTTACGAACGTCGACGTCGAGGGGCAACTCGAGGGGGTCGCGACCGATCCCGTCCGCGAACTGGTCGACGCGACCGACATCCCCGTCATCGCAAGCGGCGGTGTCGCGACGCTCGAGGACGTCCGAGCGCTCGAGGGGGCCGGTGCGGCGGCCGTCGTCGTCGGCAGCGCGCTGTACGAAGGGAATTTCACGCTCGAGGATGCACAGGCGGCGGTCGACGCCGAGGAGTAG